The Catenuloplanes niger genome includes a window with the following:
- a CDS encoding MerR family transcriptional regulator encodes MTALLSVGEFAAMTHLSVKTLHHYHDAGLLEPERIDPHTGYRYYSPAQIPTAQVIRRFRDLDMPVRDVARLLAADVGERTSLISEHLTRLERRLASTAAAVGALHRLLAPDPPRLEVTHRVDPARRVTAISDVVTVADTLTWYADAMEEIGAAVTGTGARLTGPPAGQYDNELFTHGTGRMTVFVPTDREVRSGRVRPLDLPARELALVMHHGPHDDIDVTYGALGAHLTAHALVLDGPVHETYLVGPRDTPDATAWRTEIGWPVFTTTSPKGIS; translated from the coding sequence GTGACCGCGTTGCTGAGCGTCGGCGAGTTCGCCGCGATGACCCATCTGAGCGTCAAGACGCTGCACCACTACCACGACGCCGGGCTGCTGGAGCCGGAACGGATCGACCCGCACACCGGCTACCGGTACTACTCGCCGGCGCAGATCCCGACCGCGCAGGTGATCCGCCGGTTCCGGGACCTGGACATGCCGGTCCGGGACGTCGCGCGCCTGCTGGCGGCGGACGTCGGCGAACGGACCTCGCTGATCAGCGAGCACCTCACGCGCCTGGAGCGGCGGCTGGCCTCGACCGCCGCGGCCGTCGGCGCGCTGCACCGGCTGCTCGCCCCGGACCCGCCGCGTCTGGAGGTCACCCACCGCGTCGACCCGGCCCGCCGGGTCACCGCGATCAGCGACGTGGTGACCGTGGCGGACACGCTGACCTGGTACGCGGACGCGATGGAGGAGATCGGCGCGGCCGTCACCGGCACCGGCGCGCGGCTCACCGGTCCGCCGGCCGGGCAGTACGACAACGAACTGTTCACGCACGGCACCGGCCGGATGACCGTCTTCGTGCCCACCGACCGCGAGGTGCGCTCCGGCCGGGTGCGGCCGCTCGACCTGCCCGCCCGCGAGCTCGCCCTGGTGATGCACCACGGGCCGCACGACGACATCGACGTCACCTACGGCGCGCTCGGCGCCCACCTCACCGCGCACGCGCTGGTCCTCGACGGCCCGGTGCACGAGACCTACCTGGTCGGCCCGCGGGACACGCCGGACGCCACGGCCTGGCGCACCGAGATCGGCTGGCCGGTCTTCACCACCACGTCACCGAAGGGGATCTCATGA
- a CDS encoding nuclear transport factor 2 family protein, which produces MTRSTLPPLLEKHFRAGDDHDWETLAACFHEESVVVDDSRLHVGRAAIRAWREEAAGAFTYTATLTHAEPVGRTGHHVVVHLEGDFPGGVIDLHYQFTLADGLIRSLTIAP; this is translated from the coding sequence ATGACCCGCAGCACACTGCCACCGTTGCTGGAGAAGCACTTCCGAGCCGGCGACGACCACGACTGGGAGACGCTGGCGGCGTGCTTCCACGAGGAGAGCGTGGTGGTCGACGACTCCCGCCTGCACGTCGGGCGGGCCGCCATCCGCGCCTGGCGCGAGGAGGCCGCCGGTGCCTTCACCTACACCGCCACGCTCACGCACGCGGAACCGGTCGGCCGGACCGGGCACCACGTCGTCGTGCACCTGGAGGGCGACTTCCCCGGCGGCGTGATCGACCTGCACTACCAGTTCACGCTGGCCGACGGCCTGATCCGGTCACTGACGATCGCGCCCTGA
- a CDS encoding magnesium transporter MgtE N-terminal domain-containing protein — MIRNSPPANGVTLMKGMPPDRLPVVVKELTPADLARLMPAMTGDYRDRVIGMLSDAQLVGLAGKVPPDSAVAVLRTLPEDRLVAIVDRLPGAVSSALFGSLPSAVQPDVLSKLDPRQAQAAVAPHYERAVADALARANTEVMIPHSGPAGVLLVPLFGRRVAIAARHGDDGRVAVRDAEEAAYHHRAHAALAITDLPAADDVLAYCSQARREGRALDTALWASDRHDSALKKALVSLFR; from the coding sequence ATGATCAGAAATTCTCCGCCGGCGAACGGCGTGACGTTGATGAAAGGCATGCCGCCGGACCGCCTGCCGGTGGTGGTGAAGGAGCTGACCCCGGCCGACCTGGCGCGGTTGATGCCCGCGATGACCGGGGACTACCGCGACCGGGTCATCGGGATGCTGTCCGACGCCCAGCTGGTCGGGCTGGCCGGGAAGGTGCCGCCGGACTCCGCGGTGGCGGTGCTGCGCACGCTGCCGGAGGACCGGCTGGTCGCGATCGTCGACCGGCTGCCCGGCGCGGTGTCCAGCGCGCTGTTCGGCTCGCTGCCGTCCGCGGTGCAGCCGGACGTGCTGTCGAAGCTGGATCCCCGGCAGGCCCAGGCCGCGGTCGCGCCGCACTACGAGCGTGCGGTGGCGGACGCGCTGGCCAGGGCGAACACCGAGGTGATGATCCCGCACTCGGGGCCGGCCGGGGTGTTGCTGGTGCCGCTGTTCGGCCGCCGGGTGGCGATCGCGGCGCGGCACGGGGACGACGGGCGGGTGGCGGTCCGCGACGCGGAGGAGGCCGCCTACCACCACCGGGCGCACGCGGCGCTGGCGATCACGGACCTGCCGGCCGCGGACGACGTGCTGGCGTACTGCTCGCAGGCCCGCCGCGAGGGCCGGGCGCTGGACACCGCGCTGTGGGCGAGCGACCGGCACGACAGCGCGCTGAAGAAGGCGTTGGTCAGCCTGTTCCGCTGA
- a CDS encoding RICIN domain-containing protein: MPNISLRLPADRSGRITAAMCTALAIVVLTAAVLGWGVARADDEKITGNAVSDVQLSAILRAAHSCPMLGSHRIAGQLMAESGFDATATGTASGGSGLAGLKDADWKKWAPWPGAPRTDTTAGALALAHRMCGLSGELRQAGVQGDPWRLSLAAYHSGLDAVTEAGGVPEAAQLYVDESAGYAAYYADLPQFGGAGAVEVVDAVVGDTPEAQPLPDAYVGLVAEAGRICPEVTPAAVAAELMAASAFDEGKLGEAGRQGVAQFRSDVWSRYAPPGASAWEPGSAIPALGRVLCALTDELDGLEGDPYAAALAAFHAGPDTVRRAGGLPDVMTRAFLKKVTDYTDYYRLDSRLGAPVAPSPVAGSPSASASPSAKATPSATPSPTPGTPAQAGAPAPVAPAPQGTTAAPKPPVLPGQQITHWKTGKCVDAGAATDGVIMTVTDCNPTSRTAQRWDVRSDGTIRSYLTGLCLDVAWAKVENNVKVQTANCNGTAAQQWTIADNTLYTGLDSNYCLDVNQSEAGLPVVIWWCVHHDKQSWTVKK, encoded by the coding sequence GTGCCGAACATCAGTCTCCGGTTACCGGCGGACCGGTCCGGGCGGATCACCGCGGCCATGTGCACGGCCCTGGCGATCGTGGTCCTGACCGCCGCGGTCCTCGGCTGGGGGGTGGCCCGCGCGGACGACGAGAAGATCACCGGCAACGCCGTCTCGGACGTGCAGCTCTCGGCGATCCTGCGCGCGGCGCACTCCTGCCCGATGCTCGGCTCGCACCGGATCGCCGGGCAGCTGATGGCCGAGTCCGGCTTCGACGCCACCGCCACCGGCACCGCCTCGGGCGGCTCCGGCCTGGCCGGCCTGAAGGACGCGGACTGGAAGAAGTGGGCGCCGTGGCCGGGCGCGCCGCGCACCGACACCACGGCCGGCGCGCTCGCGCTGGCGCACCGGATGTGCGGGCTCAGCGGCGAGCTGCGGCAGGCCGGGGTGCAGGGCGACCCGTGGCGGCTCTCGCTCGCGGCGTACCACTCGGGCCTGGACGCGGTGACCGAGGCCGGCGGCGTGCCGGAGGCGGCGCAGCTCTACGTCGACGAGTCCGCCGGGTACGCCGCCTACTACGCGGACCTGCCACAGTTCGGCGGCGCCGGCGCGGTCGAGGTGGTCGACGCGGTGGTCGGTGACACGCCGGAGGCGCAGCCGCTGCCGGACGCGTACGTCGGCCTGGTCGCCGAGGCCGGCCGGATCTGCCCCGAGGTGACCCCGGCCGCGGTGGCGGCCGAGCTGATGGCCGCGTCCGCGTTCGACGAGGGCAAGCTGGGCGAGGCCGGCCGCCAGGGGGTGGCGCAGTTCCGGTCGGACGTCTGGTCGCGGTACGCACCGCCCGGCGCGTCCGCGTGGGAGCCGGGCTCCGCGATCCCGGCGCTCGGCCGGGTGCTGTGCGCGCTGACCGACGAGCTCGACGGGCTGGAGGGCGACCCGTACGCGGCCGCGCTGGCCGCGTTCCACGCCGGGCCGGACACGGTGCGCCGGGCCGGTGGCCTGCCGGACGTGATGACCCGCGCGTTCCTGAAGAAGGTCACGGACTACACCGACTACTACCGGCTGGACTCGCGCCTGGGTGCGCCGGTGGCGCCGTCCCCGGTCGCCGGTTCGCCGTCCGCGAGCGCGTCCCCGAGTGCCAAGGCGACGCCGTCCGCGACGCCCAGCCCGACGCCGGGCACGCCGGCCCAGGCGGGCGCGCCCGCACCGGTCGCGCCGGCGCCGCAGGGCACCACGGCCGCGCCGAAGCCGCCGGTGTTGCCCGGTCAGCAGATCACCCACTGGAAGACCGGCAAGTGCGTCGACGCCGGCGCGGCCACCGACGGCGTGATCATGACGGTTACGGACTGCAACCCGACGTCGCGGACCGCGCAGCGCTGGGACGTCCGCTCGGACGGCACGATCCGGTCGTACCTGACCGGTCTCTGCCTGGACGTGGCCTGGGCGAAGGTCGAGAACAACGTCAAGGTCCAGACCGCCAACTGCAACGGTACGGCCGCGCAGCAGTGGACGATCGCGGACAACACGCTCTACACCGGACTGGACAGCAACTACTGTCTGGACGTGAACCAGAGCGAGGCCGGCCTGCCCGTGGTCATCTGGTGGTGCGTGCACCACGACAAGCAGTCCTGGACCGTCAAGAAGTGA
- a CDS encoding GTP-binding protein: MNRKSVKVVVAGGFGTGKTTLVGSVSEIAPLTTEEVLTAPSEGVDDLTGIEDKSKTTVALDFGRITVNSDVVLYLFGTPGQDRFWFIWDELAVGAIGAIVLVDTRRLDASFPAIDYFERRRIPFVAAVNMFFGECPYTEDEIRGALKLSAAVPLVWCDARDRQSSKQALIALVKHAMTRLPAGTSAAR, translated from the coding sequence GTGAATCGCAAATCGGTCAAGGTGGTGGTCGCGGGCGGATTCGGCACCGGGAAGACCACGCTCGTCGGGTCGGTCAGCGAGATCGCGCCGCTGACCACGGAGGAGGTGCTGACCGCGCCGAGCGAGGGCGTCGACGACCTGACCGGCATCGAGGACAAGTCCAAGACCACGGTCGCACTGGACTTCGGCCGGATCACGGTCAACTCGGACGTGGTGCTCTACCTGTTCGGCACTCCCGGCCAGGACCGGTTCTGGTTCATCTGGGACGAGCTGGCGGTCGGCGCGATCGGCGCGATCGTGCTGGTCGACACGCGCCGGCTGGACGCGAGCTTCCCGGCGATCGACTACTTCGAGCGGCGCCGCATCCCGTTCGTGGCCGCGGTCAACATGTTCTTCGGCGAGTGCCCGTACACCGAGGACGAGATCCGCGGCGCGCTCAAGCTGAGCGCGGCCGTGCCGCTGGTCTGGTGTGACGCGCGGGACCGGCAGTCCAGCAAGCAGGCGCTGATCGCGCTGGTCAAGCACGCGATGACCCGGTTGCCGGCGGGAACCTCGGCCGCTCGTTGA
- a CDS encoding DUF742 domain-containing protein, with protein MPDETWYGDDGEPGGRLVPLYMLVNGRTTPRNTSLNLATQVTALPVDTSALEPEYREIIACCTGWISVAELAAYLNKQLTVVKLLVDVLLERGFLALGDPAERTVADYRLLETILDRLQRL; from the coding sequence ATGCCGGACGAGACCTGGTACGGAGACGACGGCGAGCCCGGTGGCCGGCTGGTCCCGCTCTACATGCTCGTCAACGGGCGCACCACGCCGCGCAACACCAGCCTCAACCTCGCCACCCAGGTGACCGCGTTGCCGGTGGACACCTCGGCGCTGGAGCCGGAGTACCGGGAGATCATCGCCTGCTGCACCGGCTGGATCTCCGTCGCCGAGCTCGCCGCCTACCTGAACAAGCAGCTCACGGTCGTGAAGCTGCTGGTGGACGTGCTGCTGGAGCGGGGCTTCCTGGCGCTGGGCGACCCCGCCGAGCGGACCGTGGCCGACTACCGGCTCCTGGAAACCATTCTCGATCGACTCCAGCGCCTCTAG
- a CDS encoding roadblock/LC7 domain-containing protein gives MDPTSQNDLTWMLDELVQVPDVHHAVVLSADGLIIQKSTALQQDAAELLAAGASSLHSVAAGTGRRFESGPVGQVIVEYQGHTLFVAAAGPHARLAVLCGQDVDMGTVAYEMGRLVTRIGQYLGTTLRVPQGAA, from the coding sequence ATGGACCCGACATCGCAGAACGATCTCACCTGGATGCTCGACGAGCTGGTGCAGGTCCCCGACGTGCATCACGCGGTGGTCCTGAGCGCGGACGGTCTGATCATCCAGAAGTCCACGGCGCTCCAGCAGGACGCCGCGGAACTGCTCGCGGCCGGCGCGTCCTCGCTGCACAGCGTGGCGGCCGGCACCGGCCGCCGGTTCGAGAGCGGGCCGGTCGGCCAGGTGATCGTGGAGTACCAGGGGCACACGCTCTTCGTCGCGGCGGCCGGCCCGCACGCGCGGCTCGCGGTGCTCTGCGGCCAGGACGTGGACATGGGCACGGTCGCCTACGAGATGGGCCGCCTGGTCACCCGGATCGGTCAGTACCTCGGGACCACGCTTCGAGTGCCGCAGGGAGCCGCCTAA